Proteins from a single region of Nocardioides anomalus:
- a CDS encoding SCO7613 C-terminal domain-containing membrane protein — protein sequence MPTLLLGLGGTCLLVAAVIFLAVAWTWLGVGGRTAALLGLTVLAGAGGQWLARRDLGVAAEALTTVSLGLLVLDVVGADRAGWLGDLAPGHLVAVTGAVVLAACLPLLRLVTPQVVAPLAVAAIAAGLGEIWAPALAVVACAALALARRRVVLPWTSLAVGGLAWLVLGLWALADVGTPTLRSLWLEGHGAWLLVTAALALVLWPLAPARPLAAAVTVTVLTGTVGLPVLDEGPSAIGWAAVGAVALWAVVAAVTPPRWSVVPRVPLVGALLVLLPPVAWLATSAVTNLVTVAAPFAADAGVRLTPGAVELDPLVLSAGVAAVALALRLTLRRVPVWPLLALGAVLTAALYPLPLWVFVLVLGPLGVLVALPSAVLTLLVLLEVVALSAWRCRPALPAAVGAAVWTAGELLGTAYDVRSLAVLVVAGLLAVALRRPVADAVAAGTALVAALGVLAADDLSVALAVHLTVAGALVTLRGHRWAGGLLLAAATWVRLRDLGVTAPEAYTLPTALVLVAVGAHRLWWDPDADTTSTLLPGLVLATVPSLLWALTDPVSPRAVLLGAGCLALVLGGAALRWSAPVAVGALVGLVLVLRELAPYAALWPQWALIGTAGSVLLVAGVTWEARVRDLRRTAAYLGRLR from the coding sequence GTGCCCACGCTCCTCCTCGGACTCGGCGGCACCTGCCTGCTCGTCGCGGCCGTCATCTTCCTGGCCGTGGCCTGGACCTGGCTCGGGGTCGGCGGCCGGACCGCCGCCCTGCTGGGCCTGACCGTCCTGGCCGGCGCCGGCGGGCAGTGGCTGGCCCGGCGCGACCTCGGGGTCGCGGCCGAGGCGCTCACGACCGTCTCGCTCGGGCTGCTGGTGCTCGACGTGGTCGGCGCCGATCGGGCCGGCTGGCTCGGCGACCTCGCGCCCGGCCACCTCGTCGCGGTGACCGGCGCCGTCGTCCTCGCCGCCTGCCTCCCGCTGCTGCGGCTCGTCACGCCGCAGGTCGTCGCGCCGCTGGCCGTCGCCGCGATCGCCGCGGGCCTCGGCGAGATCTGGGCACCGGCGCTGGCCGTCGTGGCCTGCGCGGCGCTGGCCCTCGCCCGGCGCCGGGTCGTGCTGCCCTGGACCTCCCTGGCGGTCGGGGGGCTGGCCTGGCTGGTGCTGGGGCTGTGGGCGCTGGCCGACGTGGGGACGCCGACGCTGCGCTCGCTCTGGCTCGAGGGCCACGGCGCCTGGCTGCTGGTCACCGCCGCGCTGGCCCTGGTCCTGTGGCCGCTGGCGCCGGCGCGGCCGCTCGCCGCCGCGGTCACCGTCACCGTGCTCACCGGCACCGTCGGGCTGCCGGTGCTCGACGAGGGCCCGAGCGCGATCGGGTGGGCCGCGGTCGGCGCCGTCGCCCTCTGGGCGGTGGTCGCGGCGGTGACCCCGCCGCGGTGGTCGGTCGTCCCGCGGGTGCCGCTGGTCGGCGCGCTGCTCGTGCTGCTGCCGCCGGTGGCCTGGCTCGCGACGTCGGCGGTGACCAACCTGGTGACGGTGGCGGCGCCGTTCGCCGCGGACGCTGGCGTGCGGCTCACCCCGGGTGCGGTGGAGCTCGACCCGCTGGTGCTGTCCGCCGGCGTGGCCGCGGTCGCGCTGGCCCTGCGACTGACCCTGCGCCGGGTGCCGGTCTGGCCGCTGCTGGCCCTCGGCGCGGTGCTGACGGCAGCCCTCTACCCGCTGCCGCTGTGGGTGTTCGTGCTCGTCCTGGGCCCGCTCGGCGTGCTGGTGGCCCTGCCCAGCGCGGTGCTGACCCTGCTCGTCCTGCTCGAGGTCGTGGCGCTCAGCGCGTGGCGGTGCCGGCCGGCCCTCCCGGCGGCCGTCGGTGCGGCGGTGTGGACGGCCGGGGAGCTGCTCGGCACGGCGTACGACGTCCGCTCGCTCGCGGTGCTGGTCGTCGCGGGGCTGCTCGCGGTGGCCCTGCGGCGGCCGGTGGCCGACGCGGTCGCGGCGGGGACCGCGCTCGTGGCGGCGCTCGGCGTGCTGGCCGCCGACGACCTCTCCGTGGCCCTCGCCGTGCACCTGACCGTGGCCGGGGCGCTGGTCACGCTGCGCGGCCACCGCTGGGCGGGCGGCCTGCTGCTGGCCGCGGCCACGTGGGTGCGGCTGCGGGACCTCGGCGTGACCGCACCGGAGGCCTACACCCTGCCGACCGCGCTCGTCCTCGTGGCCGTCGGCGCCCACCGGCTCTGGTGGGACCCGGACGCGGACACCACCTCGACGCTGCTGCCCGGGCTGGTGCTGGCCACGGTGCCGTCCCTGCTCTGGGCGCTCACCGACCCGGTCTCGCCGCGGGCCGTGCTGCTCGGCGCAGGGTGCCTGGCCCTGGTGCTGGGCGGGGCCGCGCTGCGGTGGTCGGCGCCGGTGGCCGTCGGCGCCCTGGTCGGGCTGGTGCTGGTGCTCCGCGAGCTCGCGCCGTACGCCGCGCTGTGGCCGCAGTGGGCGCTCATCGGCACCGCCGGGTCGGTGCTGCTCGTGGCCGGGGTGACGTGGGAGGCGCGGGTGCGCGACCTGCGCCGGACGGCGGCCTACCTCGGCCGGCTGCGATGA
- a CDS encoding Fpg/Nei family DNA glycosylase yields MPELPEVESARAVIERSGLRRTIADVDDADTWVCRPHTPGEIKDALVGRTLTRANRRGKSIWCDTSDDGPALGIHLGMSGRIHISKPDREDDEGGDYVGTGRRRQARATKPEWDRFTLVFEDGGSLRLFDKRRLGRVRLDPDIDALGPDAAEVRAPDLRALLGRSHTAVKARLLDQHAIAGVGNLLADEALWQAAVDPRKPADELTAEEATTLARTLRTSIRRALKNGGVHTGEIIKHRKRGDHCPRCGAEMQRATVGGRTTWFCSAEQ; encoded by the coding sequence GTGCCCGAGCTGCCCGAGGTCGAGTCCGCCCGGGCGGTGATCGAGCGCTCCGGTCTGCGCCGCACGATCGCCGACGTCGACGACGCCGACACCTGGGTGTGCCGCCCGCACACGCCGGGCGAGATCAAGGACGCGCTGGTCGGCCGCACGCTCACCCGGGCGAACCGCCGGGGCAAGTCGATCTGGTGCGACACCTCCGACGACGGGCCCGCGCTCGGCATCCACCTGGGCATGAGCGGGCGGATCCACATCAGCAAGCCCGACCGGGAGGACGACGAGGGCGGCGACTACGTCGGCACCGGCCGCCGGCGCCAGGCGCGGGCGACCAAGCCGGAGTGGGACCGGTTCACCCTGGTGTTCGAGGACGGCGGCTCGCTGCGCCTGTTCGACAAGCGCCGGCTCGGCCGGGTCCGGCTCGATCCGGACATCGACGCCCTCGGCCCGGACGCCGCCGAGGTCCGCGCGCCGGACCTGCGCGCGCTGCTCGGCCGCTCGCACACCGCGGTCAAGGCGCGGCTGCTCGACCAGCACGCCATCGCCGGCGTCGGCAACCTCCTGGCCGACGAGGCCCTGTGGCAGGCGGCCGTCGACCCGCGCAAGCCGGCCGACGAGCTCACCGCGGAGGAGGCCACCACGCTCGCGCGCACGCTGCGCACCTCGATCCGCCGCGCGCTCAAGAACGGTGGCGTGCACACCGGCGAGATCATCAAGCACCGCAAGCGCGGCGACCACTGCCCGCGCTGTGGCGCCGAGATGCAGCGCGCCACGGTCGGCGGCCGCACCACCTGGTTCTGCTCCGCCGAGCAGTAG
- a CDS encoding 3'-5' exonuclease, with protein sequence MVGHNQRVDAAETLISVDVETGGATPGDYALLSIGACLVDDPERTYYVELRPEDKRTTLEALEVSKLSLDVLRTMGVPPDEAMPQFAAWVAEVVPEGHRAVFVGFNAAFDWMFVADYFERYVGRNPFGHSPLDIKAFAMGRLGSTWAETSMKVLGPKYLSGRPLAHHALSDAQDQAALFRALYDEPAHAHDD encoded by the coding sequence ATGGTGGGCCACAACCAGCGCGTGGACGCGGCGGAGACGCTGATCTCGGTCGACGTCGAGACCGGCGGCGCGACGCCGGGCGACTACGCGCTGCTCTCGATCGGCGCCTGCCTGGTCGACGACCCGGAGAGGACGTACTACGTCGAGCTGCGGCCCGAGGACAAGCGCACGACGCTCGAGGCCCTCGAGGTCAGCAAGCTCTCGCTCGACGTCCTGCGGACCATGGGCGTGCCGCCCGACGAGGCGATGCCGCAGTTCGCGGCCTGGGTGGCCGAGGTGGTGCCGGAGGGACACCGCGCGGTGTTCGTGGGCTTCAACGCGGCCTTCGACTGGATGTTCGTGGCCGACTACTTCGAGCGCTACGTCGGGCGCAACCCGTTCGGCCACAGCCCGCTCGACATCAAGGCGTTCGCGATGGGCCGGCTGGGCAGCACGTGGGCGGAGACGAGCATGAAGGTGCTGGGCCCGAAGTACTTGTCAGGTCGGCCCCTCGCCCACCACGCTCTCTCCGACGCGCAGGACCAGGCCGCCCTGTTCCGCGCGCTGTACGACGAGCCCGCGCACGCGCACGACGACTAG